The Flavobacterium faecale genome has a segment encoding these proteins:
- a CDS encoding RES family NAD+ phosphorylase: protein MVVYRIANLKYKDLTLSGIGAEKVGGRWNEIGTRAVYCSENISLALLEYYVHSENIAYLPKEIVVAKIEFPDEWVIQDLKELPEEWNQYPYTSKTTAIFTQLAKDRDVFALRVPSTIVGLESNIILNPLFKDFGKVEVVEFIILPIDERLKMDKRE from the coding sequence ATGGTCGTTTATAGAATAGCCAATCTTAAATACAAAGATTTAACCCTTTCTGGAATAGGAGCTGAAAAAGTGGGCGGAAGGTGGAACGAAATAGGAACACGTGCAGTATATTGCTCCGAAAATATTTCTTTGGCATTGCTGGAGTATTATGTCCACTCAGAAAATATCGCTTACTTGCCCAAAGAAATAGTAGTGGCTAAAATTGAATTCCCAGACGAATGGGTAATTCAAGATCTAAAAGAACTACCAGAAGAGTGGAATCAATATCCGTATACTTCCAAAACAACGGCTATTTTTACACAACTTGCAAAAGATCGAGACGTATTTGCCTTGCGTGTCCCCTCTACAATTGTTGGATTAGAAAGTAATATTATACTAAATCCATTATTTAAAGATTTCGGAAAAGTTGAGGTGGTTGAATTCATCATTTTACCCATAGATGAAAGGTTAAAAATGGATAAGCGAGAATAA
- a CDS encoding DUF6048 family protein — translation MKHTLKYFIKIALMLTLFVGHAQETTSKKPIPPASRGVLPEKAESATPKARPINAIDTLTTTPKIDRYGLRVGLDLYKISRGFYDKNYKGLELVADYRYNKKYFIAAEIGTENKTTDDDRLNFTTKGSYLKAGFDYNAYENWLDMENIISIGLRYGFSTFNQNLNSYRTYNTSQYFGENETIITDRSYNGLTASWAEVVAGLKAKVFDNVFVGFSLRLNTLISNKKPADFDNLYIPGFNRTYNGSFGVGFNYTVTYFVPLYKKKVVPVKKK, via the coding sequence ATGAAACACACCTTGAAATATTTCATTAAGATTGCCCTTATGCTCACGCTGTTTGTAGGCCACGCACAAGAAACGACTTCAAAAAAGCCGATTCCGCCTGCTAGTCGTGGTGTTTTGCCTGAAAAGGCCGAAAGTGCGACCCCAAAGGCGAGGCCAATTAATGCAATAGATACTTTGACTACGACGCCAAAAATAGATCGCTATGGACTCCGTGTAGGACTGGATTTGTACAAGATAAGCCGTGGATTTTATGATAAAAACTATAAAGGTCTTGAACTTGTAGCTGACTACCGTTACAATAAAAAGTACTTTATAGCTGCAGAAATTGGTACTGAAAACAAAACCACAGATGATGATAGGTTGAATTTTACGACCAAAGGATCGTATTTAAAAGCTGGTTTTGACTACAATGCCTACGAAAACTGGTTGGACATGGAAAACATAATATCAATTGGTTTGCGATATGGTTTCAGTACTTTTAATCAAAATTTAAATTCATATCGAACATACAATACCTCTCAATATTTTGGTGAGAATGAGACGATCATCACAGATCGTTCTTATAATGGTTTGACAGCTAGCTGGGCTGAAGTTGTTGCCGGATTAAAAGCAAAGGTTTTTGACAACGTCTTTGTTGGCTTTAGTCTAAGACTAAATACTTTGATTTCGAACAAAAAACCAGCTGATTTTGACAATTTGTATATTCCTGGTTTTAATCGAACTTACAACGGAAGTTTTGGTGTTGGGTTCAATTATACCGTAACCTACTTCGTACCCTTGTACAAGAAAAAAGTGGTTCCGGTTAAGAAAAAGTAA
- a CDS encoding DUF6452 family protein: MKYILILLLALLTTLSSCEKDDICDAATSTTPRLVIDFYDFNDPSTAKAVIDLTIIAEGMTDGITYQSSTLINGSTVSIPLKTTADQVKYRFILNYGSTTTSLTNEDDIEFNYIRSSLFVSRACGYKTVYELNQLNPYIWTDGATADELWIREIVLETRSITNENETHLEIFH, from the coding sequence ATGAAATATATTCTAATTTTGCTCCTAGCGCTACTTACTACTTTATCGAGTTGTGAGAAGGATGACATTTGCGATGCTGCAACGAGTACTACGCCACGATTGGTCATCGATTTTTATGATTTTAATGATCCTAGCACAGCAAAAGCCGTAATCGACTTGACTATTATTGCAGAAGGTATGACCGATGGAATTACTTATCAAAGCAGTACTTTAATAAACGGAAGCACTGTATCTATCCCTTTGAAAACAACGGCTGATCAAGTAAAATATAGGTTCATCTTGAATTATGGAAGTACGACTACGTCACTAACAAATGAGGATGATATTGAATTTAACTATATCCGTTCAAGTCTTTTTGTTTCTAGAGCTTGTGGTTACAAAACGGTTTATGAACTGAATCAATTGAATCCTTATATATGGACCGATGGTGCCACTGCAGATGAACTATGGATTAGAGAAATCGTTCTAGAAACAAGATCAATCACTAACGAAAATGAAACACACCTTGAAATATTTCATTAA
- a CDS encoding FKBP-type peptidyl-prolyl cis-trans isomerase, which yields MTQVKENNTVKVHYTGKLADGQVFDTSEGKEPIAFTLGQGRLIPGFEKGLIDMKVNEKKTINIAKEDAYGEPREDLFIEVPKAELPPEMTPEVGMGLVSRTPEGQEMNLIVVEVRDETVVLDGNHPLAGQDLIFDLEVVEISE from the coding sequence ATGACTCAAGTTAAAGAAAACAACACGGTTAAAGTACATTACACAGGAAAACTAGCAGACGGACAAGTATTTGATACTTCTGAAGGTAAAGAGCCTATTGCATTTACTCTAGGACAAGGGAGATTAATTCCTGGTTTTGAAAAAGGCCTTATTGATATGAAAGTAAATGAGAAAAAAACAATAAATATTGCCAAAGAAGACGCTTATGGTGAGCCTCGTGAGGATTTATTTATTGAAGTTCCTAAAGCAGAATTGCCACCAGAGATGACTCCAGAAGTAGGGATGGGGCTAGTTTCTAGAACTCCAGAAGGACAAGAAATGAATCTAATAGTTGTAGAAGTTAGAGATGAAACAGTTGTCTTAGACGGAAATCATCCTCTTGCAGGACAAGACTTGATTTTTGACCTAGAGGTTGTAGAGATTTCAGAATAA
- a CDS encoding FAD-dependent oxidoreductase codes for MTQKIKMYGAEWCPDCRRTKGFFTQNNIEFEYINLDITPDASKLVEEYNNGKRIIPTVVIHETAHSNPQNHELAAILGINKQGTVKLYGADWCPDCRRAKRFLQDNQINFEFIDVENTEGASEYVMKVNNGKRIIPTILINDTPYSNPDNNKLTELLHIDKVTDTRIYDVLIVGGGASGLTTAIYAQRDRFDSIILEKKNIGGNAFITKKIENYPGFKEVSGPDLMDRMEQQAATLGAKIETGVEIVSIERVGNFFKVYTKSEEYRAKSIVISTGSTYRTLGIPGEAELIGSGIHYCATCDGAFYRDKEVIVIGGGNSALEEGMFLAGFCKKVTIIHRGEKFSADEIYTEKLTSFENIEVHLNKKPKEFIADSDGNFDKLIYSDNETEKEGELTADGVFTFIGLIPNTKPFEGFLNLSNSGHILTKNLNQTSVEGIFAAGDCRFGAIAQVAAATGEGVVASYGLKEYLKK; via the coding sequence ATGACACAAAAAATTAAAATGTACGGTGCAGAATGGTGCCCCGATTGCAGAAGGACAAAGGGCTTTTTTACTCAAAACAATATTGAGTTTGAGTACATCAATCTTGATATCACTCCAGACGCATCCAAATTGGTTGAGGAATACAATAACGGAAAAAGAATCATACCAACCGTAGTCATACACGAAACTGCACATAGCAACCCTCAAAACCATGAACTTGCTGCTATTTTAGGTATAAACAAGCAGGGAACCGTTAAATTATATGGTGCCGATTGGTGTCCTGATTGTCGCAGAGCCAAACGTTTTTTGCAAGATAACCAAATCAACTTTGAATTTATTGATGTAGAAAACACCGAAGGTGCTAGTGAATATGTTATGAAAGTCAATAATGGTAAACGTATAATACCAACGATCCTAATAAATGACACGCCCTACTCTAACCCCGACAATAACAAATTGACGGAGCTGTTACATATTGATAAAGTTACCGACACACGTATCTATGATGTACTGATTGTGGGTGGTGGCGCATCTGGCTTGACTACTGCCATCTATGCACAAAGAGATCGTTTTGATAGTATAATTTTAGAAAAAAAGAATATTGGTGGAAATGCGTTTATAACTAAAAAAATAGAAAACTACCCAGGCTTTAAAGAAGTTTCAGGTCCAGATTTGATGGATCGAATGGAACAGCAAGCCGCAACTTTAGGAGCAAAAATCGAAACCGGAGTCGAAATTGTAAGTATCGAAAGAGTTGGCAATTTTTTTAAAGTATACACCAAGTCCGAAGAATACAGAGCCAAATCGATAGTGATTAGTACCGGGAGTACGTATCGCACGCTAGGCATTCCGGGTGAAGCCGAATTAATAGGATCAGGTATTCATTATTGCGCAACTTGTGATGGCGCTTTTTATAGAGATAAAGAAGTCATCGTTATTGGTGGTGGAAACAGTGCGCTTGAAGAAGGAATGTTCTTAGCAGGATTTTGCAAAAAAGTAACGATTATACATCGCGGCGAGAAATTTTCTGCTGACGAAATATACACTGAAAAACTAACATCGTTCGAAAATATTGAAGTTCACCTGAACAAAAAACCAAAAGAATTTATTGCCGATAGCGATGGTAATTTTGATAAATTGATTTACAGTGACAACGAAACTGAAAAAGAAGGAGAACTAACAGCCGATGGCGTCTTTACCTTCATTGGTTTAATCCCTAACACCAAACCTTTTGAAGGATTTTTAAATTTATCAAATAGTGGTCACATTTTAACCAAAAATCTTAACCAAACAAGCGTTGAAGGAATTTTTGCAGCAGGAGACTGTCGTTTTGGAGCTATTGCACAAGTTGCAGCCGCTACAGGTGAAGGCGTTGTGGCTAGTTATGGATTGAAAGAATATCTAAAGAAGTAA
- the rlmD gene encoding 23S rRNA (uracil(1939)-C(5))-methyltransferase RlmD, translating to MSRKNTDKVVFHQIKVLDAGAKGVSVAKAPDGKVVFIPNVVPGDVVDVQTFKKRKAYYEGKAVKFHEFSEHRVEPVCEHFGVCGGCKWQNMNYDQQLFYKQNEVKNHLQRIGKIELPDFEPILGSEKKFFYRNKMEFSFSNSRWLTEAEIASTEDLGNRNALGFHIPKMWDKILDINKCHLQEDPSNAIRNSIRDFANANGLTFFNPREHSGLLRTVMLRTSSTGEIMVLIQFFEDDKANRELILDHLHATFPEITSLLYVINNKANDTLYDTNVKLYKGRDYILEEMEGLKFSINAKSFYQTNSNQAYELYKITRDFAGLTGEELVYDLYTGTGTIAQFVSKKAKKVIGVESVPDAIKDAKANAVRNNIDNCEFFVGDMKVVFNDAFIAQHGQPDVIITDPPRDGMHKDVIEQIMKIAPKRVVYVSCNSATQARDLALMDEKYKVTRVRPVDMFPQTHHVENVVVLELR from the coding sequence ATGAGTAGAAAAAATACAGACAAAGTTGTCTTTCATCAGATAAAAGTCCTTGATGCAGGTGCAAAAGGCGTTTCGGTAGCAAAGGCTCCCGATGGTAAGGTAGTGTTCATTCCCAATGTAGTGCCTGGGGATGTAGTTGATGTGCAAACGTTTAAGAAACGTAAGGCCTATTATGAAGGGAAAGCCGTGAAATTTCACGAGTTCTCTGAGCATCGTGTGGAACCAGTTTGCGAGCACTTTGGTGTTTGTGGCGGTTGCAAATGGCAAAATATGAACTACGACCAACAGTTGTTTTACAAACAAAACGAGGTTAAAAACCACTTGCAACGTATTGGTAAAATCGAATTGCCAGACTTTGAGCCTATTTTAGGTTCGGAGAAGAAATTCTTTTACAGAAACAAAATGGAATTTTCGTTCTCTAACAGCCGTTGGTTGACTGAGGCTGAAATTGCAAGTACAGAAGATCTTGGAAACAGAAATGCACTTGGATTCCATATTCCGAAAATGTGGGACAAGATTCTAGACATTAATAAATGTCATTTGCAGGAAGATCCTTCGAATGCGATTCGTAATTCAATTCGTGATTTTGCAAACGCAAACGGATTAACCTTCTTCAACCCAAGAGAACATTCTGGATTGTTGCGCACCGTAATGTTGCGTACATCATCTACGGGAGAGATCATGGTATTGATTCAGTTTTTTGAAGATGATAAAGCCAACAGAGAATTGATTTTGGATCATTTGCATGCAACTTTCCCAGAAATCACTTCGTTATTGTATGTGATTAACAACAAAGCAAACGATACTTTGTATGACACGAATGTAAAATTGTACAAAGGTCGTGACTATATTTTGGAAGAAATGGAAGGGTTGAAATTTAGCATCAACGCTAAATCATTCTACCAAACCAACTCGAACCAAGCCTATGAATTATACAAAATTACACGTGATTTTGCAGGATTGACAGGAGAAGAATTGGTGTATGACTTGTATACAGGAACGGGAACAATTGCTCAATTTGTTTCGAAAAAAGCAAAAAAAGTGATTGGTGTCGAAAGTGTGCCAGACGCTATCAAGGATGCAAAAGCGAACGCAGTGCGCAATAATATTGACAATTGCGAGTTTTTTGTTGGAGATATGAAAGTAGTTTTTAACGACGCTTTTATTGCGCAACACGGACAACCAGACGTAATCATTACTGACCCACCAAGAGACGGAATGCACAAAGACGTGATCGAACAAATTATGAAAATCGCTCCGAAAAGAGTGGTGTACGTAAGCTGTAACTCGGCTACGCAAGCACGTGATTTGGCTTTGATGGACGAAAAATACAAAGTAACTCGTGTGCGCCCTGTGGATATGTTTCCGCAGACGCATCACGTAGAGAATGTGGTCGTTTTGGAACTACGTTAA
- a CDS encoding phytanoyl-CoA dioxygenase family protein, with protein MSQIEELNLQGFIIINDVYSDNEIAELISVIEKNSLLKSEKSTFRKSEDLFAIRQFLIEVPEILDTILNEKLKKIIKLNFGEDYFITKSIYFDKPELSNWFVAYHQDLTISVNKKIELDDFINWTTKQNQFAVQPPKKILDRNFTIRIHLDKTTKENGALKVINKSHSKGICRSENMKMNGEIESFCELEKGGVMIMKPLLFHASNKTTNYERRRVIHIEFSNQELPKELEWNERTNLNII; from the coding sequence ATGAGCCAAATTGAAGAACTGAATCTGCAAGGTTTTATAATAATTAATGACGTTTATAGCGATAATGAAATTGCTGAACTAATTTCTGTAATCGAAAAAAACAGTCTATTGAAATCTGAAAAATCTACCTTCAGAAAATCTGAAGATTTATTTGCGATTAGACAATTTTTAATAGAAGTTCCTGAAATATTGGATACCATTTTAAACGAAAAACTAAAAAAAATTATAAAGTTAAATTTTGGAGAAGATTATTTTATTACAAAATCAATTTATTTCGATAAACCAGAATTGTCAAATTGGTTTGTCGCTTATCATCAAGACTTGACAATCTCTGTTAATAAAAAAATAGAACTTGATGATTTCATCAATTGGACAACAAAACAGAATCAATTTGCGGTGCAGCCACCAAAAAAAATTCTTGATAGAAACTTTACGATCCGAATTCATTTGGACAAGACAACTAAAGAAAATGGTGCATTGAAAGTTATCAATAAATCACATTCAAAAGGAATCTGTAGAAGCGAAAATATGAAAATGAATGGAGAAATTGAAAGTTTTTGCGAACTTGAAAAAGGAGGCGTTATGATTATGAAACCTTTACTTTTTCACGCTTCAAACAAAACGACAAATTATGAAAGAAGGCGAGTAATTCATATTGAATTCAGTAATCAAGAATTACCAAAAGAATTAGAATGGAACGAGCGAACAAATTTAAATATTATATAG
- a CDS encoding aminotransferase class V-fold PLP-dependent enzyme gives MSTVNTLSNKEHSNPIQKSTDLESYFAAFRANVVGNDQEFESPYGRKKIIYADWTASGRLYRPIEEKLLNEIGPFVANTHTENAITGSVMTHAYHDARAIIKKHVNASNDDVLITEGTGMTGAINKFQRILGIKLSENLKQYTDIPEEKRPIIFVSHMEHHSNQTSWLETIAKVKVIPSDDNGLPCLLGLEKLLNEYKDTPIKIAAITGCSNVTGIKTPYHAVAKLMHNNNGLCFVDFACSAPYVKIDMHPEDEEQYLDAITFSPHKFLGGPGSTGVLIFNKKLYKNLVPDSPGGGTVSYTNPWGQHDYVDDIETREDGGTPGFLQAIKIALSIKLKEKMGIQNIRDRENELNAIIFDRLSSIENLHILAPNHKERLGIFSFYITNSHYNLIVKLLNDRFGVQTRGGCSCAGTYGHYLLNVDESTSKSIEDEILKGCLIARPGWIRMSIHPTLTNNEIEFICNAIKEVAANFKEWEADYQYSAIKNEFIHKDDHDVVARISRNWFD, from the coding sequence ATGAGTACAGTAAATACTTTATCAAATAAAGAACATTCTAATCCAATTCAGAAAAGTACCGATCTAGAGTCTTACTTTGCAGCGTTTAGAGCCAATGTAGTTGGAAACGATCAAGAATTTGAGTCACCTTACGGAAGAAAAAAAATAATCTACGCAGACTGGACCGCTAGTGGTCGTTTGTATAGACCTATTGAAGAGAAACTACTGAATGAAATAGGACCTTTTGTCGCCAACACACATACAGAAAACGCTATCACAGGTAGCGTCATGACACATGCTTATCATGATGCTAGAGCCATTATCAAAAAACATGTCAACGCTTCAAACGATGATGTTTTGATAACAGAAGGTACAGGGATGACGGGTGCTATTAATAAATTTCAAAGGATTCTAGGTATTAAATTAAGTGAGAACCTAAAACAATATACTGATATTCCTGAAGAAAAAAGACCCATAATTTTTGTGTCTCACATGGAGCATCATTCCAATCAAACGTCTTGGTTAGAAACGATTGCAAAAGTGAAAGTGATTCCATCAGATGATAATGGCTTACCTTGCTTACTAGGATTAGAAAAATTATTGAACGAATACAAAGACACACCTATAAAAATTGCTGCCATAACGGGTTGCTCAAATGTTACAGGGATAAAGACACCGTATCATGCTGTGGCAAAATTGATGCACAACAACAATGGCTTGTGCTTTGTAGATTTTGCTTGTTCTGCACCATACGTAAAGATCGATATGCACCCAGAAGATGAAGAGCAGTATTTGGATGCCATCACTTTTTCTCCTCATAAATTTTTGGGTGGTCCAGGATCAACAGGTGTACTGATATTCAATAAAAAACTTTACAAAAATTTAGTTCCTGATAGTCCAGGTGGAGGTACAGTGAGTTATACCAATCCTTGGGGGCAACATGATTATGTAGATGATATTGAAACTCGCGAAGATGGTGGTACTCCAGGATTTTTGCAAGCCATTAAGATTGCGCTATCCATCAAGTTAAAAGAGAAAATGGGAATTCAGAATATTCGGGATAGAGAAAACGAACTTAATGCTATTATATTTGATCGATTGTCTTCGATTGAAAATCTACATATTTTGGCACCAAATCATAAGGAACGTTTAGGTATCTTTTCGTTTTATATTACAAATTCGCATTATAATTTAATCGTCAAATTATTGAACGATAGATTTGGTGTGCAAACAAGAGGCGGATGTTCCTGCGCTGGTACGTATGGCCATTATTTGCTAAACGTAGACGAATCTACTTCAAAATCTATTGAAGATGAAATCTTGAAGGGATGTTTAATCGCTCGTCCAGGATGGATACGTATGTCAATTCACCCCACGTTAACCAACAATGAAATCGAATTTATCTGTAACGCTATAAAAGAAGTTGCTGCCAATTTCAAAGAATGGGAAGCAGATTACCAGTACAGTGCTATAAAAAATGAATTTATACACAAGGATGACCATGATGTCGTAGCAAGAATTTCAAGAAACTGGTTTGATTAA
- a CDS encoding antitoxin Xre/MbcA/ParS toxin-binding domain-containing protein: MDNKVTSRTKAKKASAVIQTPLKNLKAVNFAEFSPSWVVLHGKDAPSFKMELIDRIRQGVKKPDWKQLIDYIDSTEKEFEPILPASISSMQKKAVYSKETSERIYELARLFGLGYEVFDSKEDFKQWLMTPSRTLGNKLPFELLDSSFGFEMVESEIIRIQYNVYS; this comes from the coding sequence ATGGATAATAAAGTAACATCTAGAACTAAGGCAAAAAAAGCGTCTGCAGTAATACAAACTCCATTAAAGAATTTGAAAGCGGTTAATTTTGCTGAATTTTCTCCCTCTTGGGTCGTACTTCACGGTAAAGATGCGCCTAGTTTTAAGATGGAGTTAATTGACCGTATTCGCCAAGGGGTAAAAAAACCAGATTGGAAACAATTGATAGATTATATTGATTCGACAGAAAAAGAGTTTGAACCTATCTTACCAGCTTCAATAAGTAGTATGCAAAAGAAGGCTGTTTATAGCAAAGAAACCTCAGAGCGTATCTATGAACTAGCGAGATTATTTGGACTTGGTTATGAAGTCTTTGATTCCAAAGAAGATTTTAAGCAATGGTTAATGACGCCCTCTAGAACGCTCGGTAATAAACTACCTTTTGAATTATTAGATAGTAGTTTTGGTTTCGAAATGGTCGAGAGTGAAATTATCCGAATTCAATATAATGTGTATAGCTAA